Proteins encoded within one genomic window of Streptomyces taklimakanensis:
- a CDS encoding ACT domain-containing protein codes for MAGETDLRRLLADLRPELDPVRYAFVTVSGDRVPPGLSPVVTVAEAEGLTLVVPEEEADRAGLDHDYAAGRITLRVHSALDAVGLTAAVAAELASAGLSCNVVAGYHHDHLFVPHERAEEAVRLLEALADRSARAADSSRSDRSSGANEP; via the coding sequence GTGGCGGGAGAAACCGATCTTCGAAGGCTGTTGGCGGACCTGCGTCCGGAACTCGATCCGGTCCGGTACGCCTTCGTCACCGTCTCCGGCGACCGCGTCCCGCCCGGACTCTCCCCCGTGGTCACCGTCGCCGAGGCGGAGGGCCTCACCCTGGTGGTGCCCGAGGAGGAGGCCGACCGGGCCGGACTCGACCACGACTACGCGGCGGGCCGGATCACCCTGCGGGTCCACTCCGCGCTGGACGCCGTGGGCCTGACCGCCGCCGTGGCCGCCGAACTCGCGTCGGCGGGGCTGAGCTGCAACGTGGTGGCCGGATACCACCACGACCACCTCTTCGTCCCCCACGAGCGGGCCGAGGAGGCCGTACGTCTCCTGGAGGCCCTCGCGGACCGCTCGGCCCGCGCCGCCGACTCCTCCCGATCGGACCGCTCCTCCGGGGCGAACGAGCCGTAA